From the genome of Candidatus Hydrogenedentota bacterium:
TGCGGAGATTGTGACACTTTATTACCTGAAGGGTATTTCTTACGACGAGATCGCGGAGGCCCTGGACATACCCATGGGCACCCTGAAGACGTGGATGTTCCGTGCCCGCAAGCAACTGCGCCGGATCGTGGAGAAGGAGCTCTTCAACAATGGTTGAACGGCTGCCGAGCGATGCGGAGCTGGACGCGCTGATCGAGGCCGCCCTCGCGGAGGATGTCGTCCTCCCCGTGCCGCGGGATCTGCACGCCAGGGTTTGCGAACGGATCCAGTTGGCCGCGCTGCAGCAGCGGGAACTGGCCCGATTCCGGAATGCCCTCTTGTCCGGCTTCGCGGCTTCCGTCAGTATCATTGCGACGCTGGCGGCGCTCGTGCTGTTTACAAAGTTTGATGTGCTCCTGAAACATGGCATTTCCGGCGGACAGGGCCTGTTGGACTCCTACGCGGCCACCTTTGCCCTGTCCTGGCCCTATTACCTGGAGGCCTTCGCGCTGGCGCTGGTGCTGGGCCTGGGCGGCGCCACGGTCTGGGCCGGCCTGATGCCGCTTCGGTGGATTGACGCCGTCCATGGGCGGGAGTCGCGCAAGCCCGTGGCGCCAGGTCCCTTTCAGACCCCCTGAGCATGGGGTTCGCGACGTTGCCAGGGTCCCGTTTGAGCGCCGGGCTCCCGGTACGAGGTCTGGCGCTTCCGCCCCATGGGTGGGCGTATTTTCAGCAAGAAAGGCAGTCCGTTCATGAAGCATCGCCGGGGCAAAGGCAGTTTTTCCACCCTCCAATCCGTATTGATGATCCTCTTTCTGCTCGGGGTCGTGGTGGTGATGGCTATTTTTCTCACCCCTCAAAAGGAAGACGCGCCCCCGGTCTCCACCCTGAGCTATGAGCCCCGCCCGGAAGGCCGTCAGCACGATGACCTCCGTCTGCGCCGCTTTGAACGTGACCGGGAAGAAATTGCGAAACAGGGCGGGGCCGTGGAAGCCGTCGCGGCGTCCAACTCGGAAACACCCGTCGAGAGCGTCGAGGAGGCCCTGTATTCGATTTCGGGCACCGTGACCGATGGAAAGACCGGCGAGCCGGTCCGCGATGTGGGTGTCATCGCGAGCCGGGTTCCCACCGAGGCGGAGGAAAGCGCCTACCGGGAGAAAGACCGGATCGCCATTGAGGAAAAGCGCAGCGAAGACATCGACGCAGTCATCGATGAGAAACAGCGGCTCTGGGCGGACGCTTCGGCCCGTACGGACGCGGCGGGGCGGTACCAGCTTCCCATTGAGCACGAGGGCGAGTACAAGATCACGGTCGTGCCGAGAAGCCACCTCCGGACGACGGTGGACAAGGAATTCGTGGGCGAGAGCCGTCCAGAATGGAAGATTGACGTGAAGCTGGAGAGTGGCGCCACCATTTCGGGCCGGATCACGGACAGCTTCGACAACAAGGGAATTCCCGGCATCACGGTGTACTCGACCGAGGAAACCGACAAGTACCGGAACGAAGCCACCACCGATGAAGAGGGCAACTACACCGTCGGCGGCTTGTCCCCCGGCGACTACAGCGTGGTCGCCGAGATCGAAAACACCGTCTACCGTGTCACCAAAGTGCTCCCCTTCAAGCGCACCTCCATCGCTTCGGCGGACCAGGCCGTTCGCGGCATCGACTTCAAGCTCGACAAAGGCGGGGTGGTCTGGGGCTACGTCACCACGCCCGATGAAAAACCGGTGGCGGCCGATGTGGTGCTCTGCACTTCGGACAGTGTCCTGTCCCAGGCCCTGACCGCCATGGTGAAACGGGCGCCGCCGCTCAACGACAATTCCAGCAAGGAAGACGGCTATTACGAATTGACGGGGGTGCCGCTGAACGAGGAGTGGCGCGTTTACGCCACTGCGGAAGACACGGCGCCCCAACTGGCGGACGCCTTTGTCCTCACTCCGCGCGAAAAGGAAGTCCGGGTGGACATCACGATGTTCACGGGCTCCAACGTCTACGGGCAGGTCGTGGACGGCAGGGGCAAGCCCGTGCCCGACGCGCAGATCGCGTGTTTTCCGAGCTACACGCAGCTCATGAGCCCCATGGACAAGCCCCAGGTGGCCCGGGACGGCCGCAGCGACGAGGAAGGTTATTTCGAGCTGAAAGAGCTTCCGGCGGGCAACTATCAGGTCATGGCGCACAAGGAAGGCTACAAGCACACCCTGAACGGCACCCCGCTCTACTCAAACGGCTACCACGAAGTAAAGAATGTCCGCGTGGTGATTGATTCCATCGAAGCCGGCAACTATAGAGTTTTCGGAACGGTCACCGATTCCACGGGCA
Proteins encoded in this window:
- a CDS encoding carboxypeptidase regulatory-like domain-containing protein; the protein is MKHRRGKGSFSTLQSVLMILFLLGVVVVMAIFLTPQKEDAPPVSTLSYEPRPEGRQHDDLRLRRFERDREEIAKQGGAVEAVAASNSETPVESVEEALYSISGTVTDGKTGEPVRDVGVIASRVPTEAEESAYREKDRIAIEEKRSEDIDAVIDEKQRLWADASARTDAAGRYQLPIEHEGEYKITVVPRSHLRTTVDKEFVGESRPEWKIDVKLESGATISGRITDSFDNKGIPGITVYSTEETDKYRNEATTDEEGNYTVGGLSPGDYSVVAEIENTVYRVTKVLPFKRTSIASADQAVRGIDFKLDKGGVVWGYVTTPDEKPVAADVVLCTSDSVLSQALTAMVKRAPPLNDNSSKEDGYYELTGVPLNEEWRVYATAEDTAPQLADAFVLTPREKEVRVDITMFTGSNVYGQVVDGRGKPVPDAQIACFPSYTQLMSPMDKPQVARDGRSDEEGYFELKELPAGNYQVMAHKEGYKHTLNGTPLYSNGYHEVKNVRVVIDSIEAGNYRVFGTVTDSTGNGLSGAKVALSGLGTESLSGVERETESGPGGDFNFDGVEIGTYVLKVDMEGFARKTVSKVLLDKQNDVVLEAASYVRGRVLVKSTNAAPENGYTVSASLVQSDTLEADDSNGFLSFLENAESGDKSESFNDTTGAYELTLSSGTWLLEGSASPLAPARKQITLQPGEVLENIDLILDADGGTIEGNVLITDGQSPQGATVSLIEASTASQALTSFAQDGGGTNSMQVGEDGAFTFERLGEGTYYAVARHPSYPQAMSPSIVLEAQGTQSGVEIIMGPGGSLEGFVFEQGKPVEGRIVTVVADGQPYTGTSTANGAYEVRNIPAGTWQAFVNNPAAGLSLDALNGQGYPVTIFSGSATFHNFGEFNGITVNVTVASGSTGATLPANFDNFGGRVVLNPATVIPAVGTGLDAGMIPGDHYTVIGGTISIPDVTIGSWRVDYYSLAQDGTYRWRGTQDVEVTGEEPEIDVMIFIE